One Curtobacterium sp. MCLR17_032 genomic window carries:
- a CDS encoding FtsK/SpoIIIE domain-containing protein, with protein sequence MVLALWLGGWAVVRLALVYGERWKRNAKQYGGTRRFLRPKTWLRLQPAHLFKMQGELLKSRTVVEFTAPIKHFSEERKEKGFYPGEAWRSPYPKAVKVIHDENRDLTKGKSGKHLRTRAQIARAAKWAVVKPLPEDVFIGGDQSKHFMVAIGLNNHRRNLVEALEEDVRSAFDAQSIEPYSSEEYDRVNFLVHLSMPEDILVERKFGVEFFEEHPALSPYSLPLAVMENGKPWCLDLHHTLIYGMTGAGKGGPIQGAIRQLAPFVHEGRVKLYGIDPKGPELGAYAKKGVRMFERISIGLAEENIRQHVTTINQIAAIVAARGNTIDPDFREGHEDLGRDFPATKKTPWIVLFIDEYLTLVKGLKKLGKEGAAPLATLDQILATGRSFGVYVILATQVATKEVFGDVRDNVPNAIVLKHKASDYWTKEFLGEDALDLGFDPKTKIGPSNKANGYKTAGIGYVSTASGVVRVRFGYLSDKDIIALAREFMEPGADLGVFNEKTPVFDPKDYGLGPTADELAEGGANGDSNADDDPEDDGGFEVQEVPTSSADEFTLALQEYEKSSRANRQI encoded by the coding sequence GTGGTGCTCGCCCTCTGGCTCGGAGGGTGGGCCGTCGTCCGGCTCGCGCTGGTCTACGGCGAACGCTGGAAGCGCAACGCCAAGCAATACGGCGGGACGAGGCGCTTCCTCCGCCCGAAGACCTGGCTCCGGCTGCAGCCAGCCCACCTCTTCAAGATGCAGGGGGAACTCCTCAAGAGCCGCACGGTCGTGGAGTTCACTGCACCCATCAAGCACTTCTCGGAGGAGCGCAAGGAGAAAGGCTTCTATCCAGGAGAGGCATGGAGGTCGCCATACCCGAAGGCGGTCAAGGTGATTCACGACGAGAACCGGGACCTCACCAAGGGCAAGAGCGGAAAGCATCTTCGCACTCGGGCGCAGATCGCCCGTGCAGCGAAGTGGGCCGTTGTCAAGCCACTGCCCGAGGATGTCTTCATCGGTGGCGATCAGAGCAAGCACTTCATGGTTGCCATCGGACTCAACAACCACCGACGCAATCTCGTGGAGGCGCTGGAGGAGGATGTGCGGTCGGCCTTCGACGCGCAGAGCATCGAACCGTACTCCAGTGAGGAGTACGACCGGGTGAACTTCCTGGTTCATCTCTCAATGCCCGAGGACATCCTCGTGGAACGCAAGTTCGGCGTGGAGTTCTTCGAGGAGCACCCCGCGCTGTCGCCCTACTCGCTGCCCCTGGCTGTCATGGAGAACGGGAAGCCCTGGTGCCTCGACTTGCACCACACCCTTATATATGGAATGACTGGAGCAGGAAAAGGTGGCCCGATCCAGGGTGCGATCCGGCAGCTCGCCCCCTTCGTCCACGAGGGCCGGGTCAAGCTCTACGGCATCGATCCCAAGGGGCCGGAGCTGGGTGCCTACGCGAAGAAGGGCGTTCGCATGTTCGAGCGCATCTCCATCGGCCTCGCCGAGGAGAACATCCGCCAGCATGTGACCACCATCAACCAGATCGCCGCAATCGTGGCTGCACGGGGTAACACCATCGACCCGGACTTCCGAGAGGGCCACGAGGACCTGGGCCGGGACTTCCCCGCCACCAAGAAGACACCTTGGATCGTGCTCTTCATCGATGAGTACCTGACCCTGGTCAAGGGACTCAAGAAGCTCGGCAAGGAGGGCGCAGCGCCGCTCGCCACGCTGGATCAGATCCTCGCCACCGGTCGAAGCTTCGGCGTGTATGTGATCCTGGCAACTCAGGTCGCAACCAAGGAAGTCTTCGGAGATGTCCGCGACAATGTGCCCAACGCAATCGTACTCAAGCACAAGGCGAGCGACTACTGGACCAAGGAGTTCCTGGGAGAGGACGCTCTCGATTTGGGGTTCGACCCGAAGACTAAGATCGGACCGAGTAACAAGGCCAACGGCTACAAGACCGCTGGTATCGGCTATGTCTCGACGGCCTCCGGCGTGGTTCGCGTCCGCTTCGGCTACCTGAGCGACAAGGACATCATCGCCCTTGCCCGGGAGTTCATGGAGCCGGGTGCCGACCTCGGAGTGTTCAACGAGAAGACTCCGGTCTTCGATCCCAAGGACTACGGACTCGGCCCGACCGCCGACGAACTGGCCGAGGGTGGAGCCAACGGTGATTCCAATGCGGACGACGATCCCGAGGATGACGGTGGCTTCGAAGTGCAGGAGGTTCCCACAAGTTCGGCGGACGAGTTCACCCTGGCACTCCAAGAGTACGAGAAGAGCAGCAGGGCGAATAGGCAGATCTGA